The Chthonomonas sp. genome includes a window with the following:
- the ccsA gene encoding cytochrome c biogenesis protein CcsA produces MTTTLGFFAIGSWCAASAAYALPSKLRRPVVGDILTILGILAGALLIGLLWVNLGRPPMRTLGETRWWYAVAVPTLALLIGWRFQTRILAIPAMAMGVTFALINLRHPEYMDRTLMPALQSPWFVPHVVVYMLAYSALGLSSLVAVWQVGRRFLNKEVTDDSDVDVPHRLVLVGFPLLTCGLLFGALWAKEAWGHYWTWDPKETWAFLTWSAYLGYLHLRHKHPMKPWLNLVTLVVGFAVLMLCWFGVNYMPTARESVHTYTMPGR; encoded by the coding sequence GTGACGACAACTCTAGGCTTCTTCGCGATCGGTTCTTGGTGTGCCGCTAGTGCAGCCTACGCCCTCCCGTCTAAGCTGCGCCGACCCGTCGTGGGGGACATCCTGACGATCCTGGGCATCCTTGCCGGAGCACTTCTGATCGGCTTGCTGTGGGTTAACCTTGGTCGACCTCCGATGCGGACCCTGGGCGAAACACGCTGGTGGTACGCAGTCGCGGTGCCGACCCTGGCTTTGCTGATCGGTTGGCGATTCCAAACTCGGATCCTGGCGATTCCGGCCATGGCGATGGGAGTAACGTTTGCGCTGATCAATCTGCGGCATCCCGAGTATATGGACCGGACGCTGATGCCCGCGCTGCAGAGCCCGTGGTTCGTGCCCCACGTCGTGGTGTACATGCTCGCCTACTCGGCGCTGGGCTTGAGCAGTTTGGTGGCGGTCTGGCAGGTCGGGCGGCGGTTCCTGAACAAGGAAGTGACGGATGACTCGGACGTGGACGTCCCGCATCGGCTGGTGCTGGTCGGGTTCCCCTTGCTCACGTGCGGCCTGCTCTTCGGGGCGTTGTGGGCCAAGGAGGCGTGGGGTCACTACTGGACTTGGGACCCCAAAGAGACCTGGGCGTTTCTCACGTGGTCGGCATACCTGGGCTACCTGCACTTGCGGCACAAGCACCCGATGAAGCCGTGGCTCAACCTGGTGACGCTGGTGGTGGGGTTCGCAGTGCTGATGCTCTGCTGGTTCGGCGTGAACTACATGCCCACCGCCCGCGAGAGCGTCCATACGTACACGATGCCGGGTCGATAA
- a CDS encoding ammonia-forming cytochrome c nitrite reductase subunit c552, which produces MTEKRHMGWFVFFGSALGVLGLGLLASSITERRQERVISQVQFKKPIGEWESDNSVWGVSFPREYNSWELTKQDSAYTKYGGSGFRDYLKDHPSLVVMWAGYGFAKEYNAPRGHYHAVEDVTDTHRRNEKTPATCWTCKSPDVPRLMAKEGPANFYKHKFDDYIGEVKNTIGCGDCHNNETMALQISRPALKEAFERMGKDITKVSHQEMRSLVCAQCHVEYYFKGKKENYLTFPWDQGLKVEDMEKYYSTAGHVDWVHAISGAKMIKMQHPDYEVYKQGIHAYRGVSCADCHMPYKAEGGIKFTDHQVRSPLENIENSCQVCHRWSEKDLRSRVEGMQDNHLQMLKNAEQVITELHLEIGDAMKLGATDAELDSARKMVSLAQMYWDYVAANNGMGFHAPQECARILNKAFKIASEGRTEIQRLRAKKGQLEQVVYPDISTKELAQAFIKPYVDAQKAAAAAKEAAEAAAGAKK; this is translated from the coding sequence ATGACAGAGAAAAGGCATATGGGTTGGTTCGTCTTCTTCGGCTCGGCGCTTGGCGTCTTGGGCCTCGGGCTGCTGGCAAGTTCGATCACTGAGCGTCGACAGGAACGGGTCATTTCGCAGGTCCAGTTCAAGAAGCCCATCGGGGAGTGGGAGAGTGACAACTCGGTCTGGGGTGTCAGTTTCCCTCGCGAGTATAACTCTTGGGAGCTGACCAAACAGGACAGCGCGTATACGAAGTACGGCGGTTCTGGGTTCCGGGACTACCTAAAGGATCACCCGTCCTTGGTCGTGATGTGGGCCGGCTATGGCTTTGCCAAAGAGTACAACGCCCCGCGGGGCCACTACCATGCGGTTGAGGACGTGACCGATACCCACCGCCGCAATGAAAAGACCCCCGCAACCTGTTGGACCTGTAAGTCGCCGGACGTTCCGCGACTGATGGCCAAGGAGGGCCCCGCAAACTTCTACAAGCATAAGTTCGACGACTACATCGGGGAGGTCAAGAACACGATCGGGTGTGGCGACTGCCACAACAACGAGACTATGGCGCTACAGATCTCTCGCCCGGCACTTAAAGAAGCGTTCGAGCGCATGGGTAAGGACATTACCAAGGTCTCGCACCAGGAGATGCGCAGCCTCGTTTGCGCGCAATGCCACGTTGAGTACTACTTCAAGGGCAAGAAGGAGAACTACCTTACGTTTCCTTGGGATCAAGGTCTGAAGGTCGAGGACATGGAGAAGTACTACTCGACCGCCGGACACGTGGACTGGGTTCACGCCATCAGCGGGGCGAAGATGATCAAGATGCAGCACCCGGACTATGAGGTGTACAAGCAGGGAATCCATGCCTACCGAGGGGTGAGCTGCGCGGATTGCCACATGCCGTATAAGGCGGAAGGCGGGATCAAATTCACTGATCACCAGGTTCGTAGTCCGCTTGAGAACATCGAGAACAGCTGTCAGGTGTGCCACCGATGGAGCGAGAAAGACCTGCGCTCCAGGGTCGAGGGGATGCAAGATAACCATTTGCAGATGCTCAAGAACGCGGAGCAGGTCATCACCGAGCTGCATCTGGAGATCGGCGATGCGATGAAGCTTGGGGCGACGGATGCGGAACTTGACTCGGCTCGCAAGATGGTGAGCCTAGCGCAGATGTACTGGGACTATGTCGCGGCAAACAACGGCATGGGTTTCCACGCACCGCAAGAGTGCGCCCGCATCCTGAACAAGGCGTTCAAGATCGCTTCGGAAGGCCGAACTGAGATCCAGCGGCTGCGCGCCAAGAAGGGCCAGTTGGAGCAGGTCGTCTACCCGGATATCTCGACGAAGGAGCTCGCCCAGGCGTTCATCAAGCCATATGTTGATGCACAGAAAGCGGCAGCCGCCGCCAAGGAAGCCGCCGAGGCGGCAGCAGGAGCCAAGAAGTGA
- the nrfH gene encoding cytochrome c nitrite reductase small subunit, whose product MKFLQRIGFQSMPSKLKSACLISLGAFSGMAVYVANISQAASYLSDDPEACINCHIMTPQYASWQHSSHARVASCNDCHVPHDSVLRKYYFKAMDGGRHSAMFTLRMEPQVIKAREESVKVIQANCMRCHTDQVHGATTEAAFSRNCTECHREVPHGRVNSLSSTPNAAVPEQRSVIPDWMRALKNSQETQDK is encoded by the coding sequence GTGAAGTTCCTGCAGAGAATCGGATTTCAGTCGATGCCCAGCAAGTTGAAGAGCGCGTGCCTCATCTCCCTGGGAGCATTCAGCGGCATGGCAGTGTACGTTGCGAACATTTCGCAGGCGGCGAGCTATCTCTCCGATGATCCGGAGGCCTGCATCAATTGCCACATCATGACTCCGCAATACGCCTCCTGGCAGCACAGTTCGCATGCGCGGGTGGCCAGTTGCAACGATTGTCACGTCCCCCACGACTCGGTCCTTCGCAAGTACTACTTCAAGGCCATGGATGGAGGCAGGCACAGCGCCATGTTCACCTTGCGCATGGAGCCGCAGGTGATCAAGGCAAGGGAAGAGTCGGTGAAGGTGATCCAGGCGAATTGCATGCGGTGCCACACCGATCAGGTGCACGGGGCGACGACCGAAGCGGCGTTCAGCCGCAACTGCACAGAGTGTCACCGCGAAGTGCCTCACGGACGAGTGAACAGCTTGTCTTCCACCCCAAACGCGGCCGTGCCCGAGCAGCGTTCGGTGATTCCAGATTGGATGCGGGCATTGAAGAATTCTCAGGAGACTCAAGACAAATGA
- a CDS encoding alginate export family protein: MSPIDHAAIKHFTVRPILEYRARYERRMDQDFQPDRRDNRSNLLQRGRVGAEMTKDGMTVRLVYQHSSSLNWLVAGNGIAIRSDLLEANVSFKSGNKKVVLGRQRFGLGNRRLIGELDWNNVGNSFEGARVDDRNWTLFLLRSGVQPVPSKGLLLAGASTSTPLSTTSLIVKSDDAKQIHRTRLTLSTEGKSKPVAGRSLTYQVALQAGHEGGKKVQAWAANGRYTADVQKDLEAYGEINIASGGASKGVNSTFDQLYPTAHDKLGLLDTTGWRNVVAASAGLKMKFTKTSSLRLACTWLQLYSSKDAWYGAGGAANTFGTTTYKDPTGNSGKNLGHEFDLEYVTTLKSNLSLSAGCGLFVPGRFVKSFGGSRFGNQTYGYVMLGWRY, from the coding sequence ATGTCACCTATAGACCATGCCGCCATCAAGCATTTCACGGTTCGCCCGATCCTGGAGTACCGCGCTCGATACGAGCGCAGAATGGATCAGGACTTTCAACCCGACCGACGCGACAACCGCAGTAACCTGTTGCAGCGCGGACGAGTCGGTGCCGAGATGACCAAAGACGGCATGACCGTGCGGCTCGTGTACCAGCATTCAAGCTCGCTTAACTGGCTGGTGGCCGGAAACGGCATTGCCATCCGGAGTGACTTGCTCGAAGCCAACGTCAGCTTCAAGAGCGGAAACAAGAAGGTCGTGCTGGGTCGACAGCGTTTTGGACTCGGTAATCGCAGGTTGATCGGTGAATTGGACTGGAACAACGTCGGCAACAGCTTCGAAGGCGCAAGAGTCGATGATCGAAACTGGACTCTGTTCTTGCTCCGATCCGGGGTCCAGCCGGTTCCCTCGAAGGGGCTGCTCCTGGCCGGAGCGAGCACGTCCACGCCACTATCGACGACCTCGCTGATCGTCAAGAGCGACGACGCCAAGCAGATTCATCGAACGCGGTTGACCCTCTCGACAGAGGGCAAGTCGAAACCCGTCGCTGGTCGGAGCCTGACCTACCAGGTCGCTCTCCAAGCGGGACATGAGGGCGGGAAGAAAGTCCAAGCTTGGGCAGCCAACGGACGCTATACCGCGGATGTGCAAAAGGACCTCGAAGCGTATGGCGAGATCAACATCGCCAGCGGCGGCGCATCGAAGGGGGTGAACTCCACCTTCGACCAGCTCTACCCGACTGCACACGACAAACTCGGTCTGCTGGACACCACTGGGTGGAGAAACGTGGTCGCAGCCTCGGCCGGGCTCAAAATGAAGTTCACCAAGACTTCAAGCCTGAGGCTTGCGTGTACCTGGCTCCAGCTATACAGCAGCAAAGATGCCTGGTATGGGGCAGGTGGAGCCGCAAACACTTTCGGTACGACGACCTATAAAGACCCGACGGGGAACTCGGGCAAAAACCTAGGTCATGAGTTCGATCTTGAGTACGTCACGACGCTGAAGTCGAACCTGTCGCTGAGCGCAGGATGCGGGTTGTTTGTGCCCGGTCGCTTCGTCAAGAGCTTCGGAGGCTCGCGATTCGGCAACCAAACGTACGGCTACGTGATGCTAGGTTGGAGGTACTGA
- a CDS encoding Crp/Fnr family transcriptional regulator, with translation MAEPLEAPSRRDVLLSSTLLGGLTDEQVSDLVVKSRMAHAEKGEVIWLSGNSVEFFGVVGTGFIKMTTMGPNYQEIATEIMGPGQVFGLLGALDGTGCPQAAKAITGTWYLKVPKKEIVPIYDNNVVLKSQIFRRTTHRLRQSFDLIAHLSVGTVEQRVAAVLLVLTRSFGQEREDGILLDVPLTRQDISELAGTTVESTIRIMSRWQKKGWIETQSRHVLVKELDNLLAAVR, from the coding sequence GTGGCAGAGCCATTGGAAGCCCCCTCTCGACGCGATGTCCTACTGAGCAGTACCTTGCTTGGAGGGTTGACCGACGAGCAGGTCTCCGATCTGGTCGTCAAGTCTCGAATGGCCCACGCGGAGAAGGGCGAGGTGATTTGGCTCAGCGGTAACTCGGTTGAGTTTTTCGGGGTGGTGGGCACCGGCTTCATCAAGATGACGACGATGGGGCCGAACTACCAGGAAATCGCCACCGAGATCATGGGTCCGGGGCAAGTTTTCGGGCTGCTTGGTGCGCTGGATGGCACGGGCTGCCCCCAGGCAGCCAAGGCGATCACCGGAACTTGGTACCTCAAGGTGCCGAAGAAAGAGATCGTTCCAATCTACGACAACAACGTTGTCCTGAAGAGCCAGATTTTCCGACGGACCACGCATCGATTGAGGCAGTCGTTCGACTTGATCGCCCACCTATCGGTCGGGACCGTCGAACAGCGGGTGGCAGCGGTCCTGCTGGTACTGACACGTTCATTCGGGCAGGAGCGAGAGGACGGCATCCTCCTCGATGTGCCTCTCACACGGCAAGACATTTCCGAGCTTGCGGGCACAACGGTCGAGTCAACGATCCGCATCATGAGCCGCTGGCAAAAGAAAGGCTGGATCGAGACACAGTCTCGGCACGTGTTGGTCAAAGAACTCGACAATCTGTTGGCAGCCGTCCGATAG
- a CDS encoding Rieske (2Fe-2S) protein, which yields MSETQRSPELTDVDEQMSRRGFVRLTAMGVTVAYLGAMGYPIYRYLNSPVEKAAAMAAVTEVTLDKANELAVGTALMFKFGVRPVMLIHHADNSWVAIDAVCTHMGCTVKFDPAKNQIRCACHGGVYDSKTGENIAGPPPRPLAVYKVDVQPTFVKVTRA from the coding sequence ATGAGCGAAACACAAAGATCCCCCGAGCTGACGGATGTCGACGAGCAAATGTCCCGACGAGGGTTCGTCCGCTTGACGGCCATGGGAGTCACCGTCGCCTACCTAGGCGCGATGGGCTACCCCATCTACCGCTACCTCAACTCACCGGTTGAGAAGGCGGCTGCGATGGCGGCAGTGACCGAAGTCACCCTGGACAAAGCCAACGAACTTGCTGTCGGAACCGCGCTGATGTTCAAGTTCGGCGTTCGACCGGTCATGCTCATCCACCACGCCGATAACTCATGGGTCGCGATCGACGCGGTTTGCACCCATATGGGCTGCACCGTCAAGTTCGACCCTGCGAAGAACCAAATACGATGTGCATGTCACGGCGGCGTCTACGACTCGAAGACGGGCGAGAACATTGCGGGGCCACCGCCTCGACCGCTCGCGGTCTACAAAGTGGACGTCCAACCCACATTCGTAAAGGTGACGAGGGCCTAA
- a CDS encoding cytochrome b N-terminal domain-containing protein produces the protein MTRLQQYFVDRLGLTDTLEAAKKKTVPNHKHSFWYYWGGISLFCFLIQAITGILLMIYYRPGPLAYDSVRQITYEIHFGWLIRSTHNWSASLFLVSVFIHMFSVFFMKAYRGPRELGWVTGMLLLLLGLTFGFSGYLLPMDDLAFFATTVGLQVPAAIPVIGPPIANLLRGGLEVTEFTVQRFFALHAVILPVLYLPLLGLHLWMVQKHGNAMPESEEAKPVEQRRTMPFFPNFLAKDLAMWLITLNVIAVLAAVFPWQLGPPADPLAPAPAGIHPEWYFMSQFQTLKLMGSIFPGMAGEAIGMTLFTVGLILWMLIPFYDNAKPSGKRGRLATYFGLLVVFILVTTTVWGYLAVG, from the coding sequence ATGACGAGACTTCAACAATACTTTGTGGACCGTCTCGGCTTGACGGATACGCTCGAAGCCGCCAAGAAGAAGACCGTCCCCAATCACAAGCACAGCTTTTGGTACTACTGGGGAGGAATCTCCCTCTTCTGCTTCCTGATCCAGGCGATCACGGGCATCTTGCTGATGATCTACTACCGGCCCGGCCCACTCGCTTACGATTCAGTGAGGCAGATCACCTACGAGATCCATTTCGGGTGGCTTATTCGATCCACCCACAACTGGTCCGCGTCCCTGTTCTTGGTCAGCGTCTTCATCCACATGTTCTCAGTCTTCTTCATGAAGGCCTACCGCGGACCTCGCGAACTTGGCTGGGTCACGGGGATGCTGTTGCTGCTGCTTGGACTGACGTTCGGCTTCAGCGGTTACCTGCTCCCCATGGACGACTTGGCGTTCTTCGCCACGACCGTAGGGCTTCAGGTTCCGGCTGCGATTCCGGTCATCGGCCCGCCGATTGCGAACCTCCTTCGCGGCGGACTTGAGGTTACAGAGTTCACCGTGCAGCGGTTCTTCGCCCTGCATGCAGTGATCCTGCCGGTGCTGTATTTGCCGCTCCTCGGGCTTCACCTCTGGATGGTGCAAAAGCACGGGAACGCGATGCCAGAAAGCGAAGAAGCAAAGCCGGTCGAGCAACGACGTACGATGCCGTTCTTCCCGAACTTCCTTGCCAAGGATCTGGCGATGTGGCTGATCACCCTCAATGTGATCGCTGTTCTCGCCGCGGTCTTCCCGTGGCAACTCGGCCCACCGGCCGATCCGCTTGCACCGGCCCCCGCAGGAATCCACCCCGAGTGGTACTTCATGAGCCAGTTCCAAACGCTGAAGCTCATGGGCAGCATCTTCCCAGGCATGGCCGGTGAGGCAATCGGAATGACCCTCTTCACCGTCGGCCTGATCCTATGGATGCTCATTCCGTTCTATGACAACGCCAAACCCAGCGGCAAGCGGGGACGCCTGGCAACTTACTTCGGCCTCCTGGTGGTGTTCATCCTGGTGACCACGACCGTTTGGGGCTATCTGGCGGTGGGCTAA
- a CDS encoding cytochrome ubiquinol oxidase subunit I yields the protein MNYPVWQVPAIGGPWVIGIISIFHVLIAWFAVGGGLYLPLAERKLYAEGREEWIPVLVRHSKFFLVLTGVFGAVSGVGIWFAIGLVQPEATSTLIHNFVFGWAIEWVFFVIELASAAVYYLTWGRISKELHLKVGYLYAISSFLTLVIINGILSFMLTPGQAWLNVAGTGTEAAKFWHAFFNPTYFPSLIMRALACASLAGIYALITYSRVTDPELEPHRAHMVRWSAKWLMPMVLGLPVTLAWFFFAMNPESREILNLGMSTIGSGMFTVVTRVSMLTILTTLTIAGVVYFFAYKYPRDLTLGHAVSLLALGAVATASTEYARETIRKPFVIQNHMYSNGVRVKDVPSKNQEGYLVKSIWSKKDATNMDLGRSMFLGQCTACHTESGYRSMKRLLQARDEKAIMQLLMMLHKPEKDSIYVKYMPPLVGSEEEIRNLAMYLTTLSQPKKTTQGAVAKR from the coding sequence ATGAACTATCCCGTCTGGCAAGTTCCTGCTATCGGTGGCCCATGGGTCATCGGCATCATCTCGATCTTCCACGTCCTGATCGCCTGGTTCGCGGTTGGAGGCGGACTTTACCTGCCGCTTGCCGAGCGTAAGCTCTACGCCGAGGGACGCGAGGAATGGATTCCAGTACTCGTGCGGCACTCGAAGTTCTTCCTGGTACTCACCGGTGTCTTCGGCGCGGTCTCCGGCGTCGGGATCTGGTTCGCCATCGGCCTGGTCCAGCCTGAAGCAACGTCCACGCTCATTCACAACTTCGTGTTTGGATGGGCGATCGAGTGGGTGTTCTTCGTCATTGAGCTCGCTTCGGCAGCGGTGTACTACCTGACCTGGGGACGGATCTCCAAGGAACTGCACCTCAAGGTCGGCTACCTGTACGCCATCTCATCGTTCCTGACTCTCGTCATCATCAACGGAATCCTTTCCTTCATGTTGACCCCGGGTCAGGCCTGGCTGAACGTGGCAGGCACCGGGACCGAAGCCGCCAAGTTCTGGCATGCGTTCTTTAACCCGACGTACTTCCCTTCGCTGATCATGCGCGCTCTGGCGTGTGCGTCTCTGGCCGGGATCTATGCGCTCATCACTTACTCGAGGGTCACCGATCCAGAGTTGGAACCGCACCGTGCACACATGGTGCGCTGGAGCGCCAAGTGGCTGATGCCCATGGTGCTAGGCCTCCCGGTTACGCTGGCTTGGTTCTTCTTTGCGATGAACCCCGAGAGCCGGGAAATTCTCAATCTGGGCATGTCCACGATCGGCAGCGGCATGTTCACCGTCGTCACTCGCGTTTCGATGCTGACCATCTTGACGACCTTGACGATCGCTGGAGTGGTGTACTTCTTCGCCTACAAGTACCCGCGGGATCTAACGCTCGGGCATGCGGTGTCGCTACTTGCGCTCGGCGCGGTTGCAACTGCTTCGACCGAGTACGCTCGCGAAACCATTCGCAAGCCGTTCGTCATCCAAAACCACATGTACTCAAACGGAGTGCGAGTGAAGGATGTTCCCAGCAAAAACCAGGAGGGTTACCTGGTGAAGTCAATCTGGTCAAAGAAAGACGCCACCAACATGGACCTCGGTCGGTCGATGTTCCTGGGTCAGTGCACCGCCTGCCACACCGAATCCGGCTATCGGTCGATGAAGCGACTGCTTCAAGCACGCGACGAAAAGGCGATCATGCAACTCCTGATGATGCTGCATAAGCCCGAGAAGGACTCCATCTACGTAAAGTACATGCCGCCGCTGGTCGGCTCGGAAGAAGAGATCCGCAACTTGGCGATGTACCTGACGACGCTCTCCCAACCGAAGAAGACAACGCAAGGTGCCGTCGCGAAGCGATAG
- a CDS encoding M15 family metallopeptidase, whose amino-acid sequence MNKQQIIELQRRIGTTPDGFWGPQSEKACRRHLLDMMPANSPFPSQARVESYYGKHGVKDGYTPPTKLITLPFTIYYENSAVKVLRPHEKCADSLLAVFQRLAEVFPDEASRRAAGILTYGGLYNPRKMRGANAWSMHSWAIAIDLDAGRNGNQVHWPKSAVMPIEVMECFAKEGWTAAGAFWARDAMHFQATKP is encoded by the coding sequence ATGAACAAGCAACAGATCATCGAGCTTCAACGGCGAATCGGCACGACCCCAGATGGGTTCTGGGGGCCGCAGAGTGAAAAGGCGTGCCGGAGGCATTTGCTGGACATGATGCCAGCGAACAGCCCGTTTCCAAGCCAGGCTAGGGTGGAGTCCTACTACGGCAAGCACGGGGTCAAGGACGGCTACACGCCGCCAACGAAGCTCATCACACTTCCGTTCACGATCTACTATGAAAACTCGGCGGTGAAGGTGCTTCGGCCGCATGAGAAGTGTGCGGACTCGTTGCTGGCCGTTTTTCAGCGGCTGGCGGAAGTGTTCCCGGACGAAGCATCGCGACGAGCCGCCGGGATCCTGACCTACGGGGGGCTGTACAACCCGCGCAAGATGCGCGGCGCGAACGCATGGTCGATGCACTCCTGGGCCATCGCCATTGACTTGGACGCCGGTCGGAACGGGAATCAGGTGCACTGGCCCAAGAGCGCGGTCATGCCCATAGAAGTGATGGAGTGCTTTGCCAAGGAAGGGTGGACGGCCGCTGGCGCGTTCTGGGCGCGCGACGCCATGCACTTCCAGGCGACGAAGCCGTAA
- a CDS encoding patatin-like protein, translating into MNKVPTLENRIGMVMYGGISLAIYMNGVAQEFLNLVLSTAEDEDGNRCLETKPGEPGHKGKPVGTPAVYRELADRLEQRSGLRHKFIVDILSGTSAGGINAMFLGKAIGEKKSFGPLRDMWINEGDIGVLLDDKESYRGLGWLTRRAPKSLLNSRRMYTKLVSALDEMDRTPLLDGALSSTTELVGELDVHMTATDIVGRITPVYLGLNEPDHAIGAMAKIYQQLELEHRAVFHFRHCAAEATRDFVPENNPFLAFVGRCTSSIVPAFEPMRLEDAKEVLQSNGELHRYQPRKWATFFGDYWRGVQFLEQTSDAAAIAQARADFELRPFGDGGYLDNKPFGNAFQSLKLRRADTAVRRVVFYLEPHPEMNSAVAKKGKVRGEAPNVFEHALAARGLAHTQNISERVREMRQLSDFAARVKRSREAVSSMKVEVPWGLHVESVADQLSSVLAEILGLGSDVSLAPGLRLFVLAGLKLYYNGLDPASEGSDAPDQSIFKSQSRREQAVNDLDYSYVMRRAEYFRGKLEGSMLDVARAKGLAEKQVSAFVQLNSIVYDSQSGQSDSGNSADTPPKTKELQLPRLGSSKLRFSRVIAALEADRMNQPPVVLDDNEQVIVDNLRALNIKIWEVCRVQMRAAYGETSDAQAQGLQRATDLLAPDHRAEAMKNLVSATVRLLDLNGQRESIDQWARDNGLNGEIEQFVREDAITFPVLYSAGLADSYALDLVRISPTDATSITGEMDDPAKKLAGIGLGHFSGFLTREGRIVDIMWGRLDAAEIILKTYSPGNYRDLLSIAQQAIIAETLSTVPRVDPNSPRRDKLSEAWVKIGAIAALVMPERSVSE; encoded by the coding sequence ATGAATAAAGTCCCAACCCTAGAGAATCGAATTGGCATGGTCATGTACGGCGGCATTTCGCTCGCCATCTACATGAATGGGGTCGCCCAGGAGTTTCTCAACCTTGTTCTCAGCACGGCTGAGGACGAGGACGGTAACCGGTGCTTGGAGACAAAGCCTGGAGAGCCGGGACACAAAGGGAAGCCGGTTGGGACGCCCGCAGTTTATCGCGAGCTTGCCGATCGGCTTGAGCAGCGATCGGGGCTTCGGCACAAATTCATCGTCGACATCCTTTCTGGTACCAGCGCAGGCGGGATCAACGCGATGTTTCTCGGCAAGGCGATCGGCGAGAAAAAGAGCTTCGGTCCGTTGCGCGATATGTGGATCAACGAGGGTGATATCGGGGTCCTGCTTGACGACAAGGAGTCGTACCGAGGTTTGGGCTGGCTGACTCGGCGCGCTCCGAAATCGCTGCTGAACAGTCGGCGCATGTACACCAAGCTAGTGAGTGCGCTTGACGAAATGGACCGGACTCCTCTGCTCGACGGCGCGTTGAGTAGCACGACGGAACTTGTGGGGGAACTCGACGTCCACATGACCGCCACCGATATCGTGGGCCGCATTACGCCCGTTTACCTTGGACTGAATGAGCCAGATCATGCAATCGGGGCGATGGCGAAGATCTACCAGCAGCTGGAACTGGAACATCGGGCGGTTTTCCATTTCCGTCATTGCGCGGCGGAAGCCACCCGTGATTTCGTGCCCGAGAATAACCCGTTCCTGGCGTTCGTCGGACGATGCACCAGCTCCATTGTGCCGGCATTCGAGCCGATGCGGCTGGAGGACGCCAAGGAAGTACTTCAGTCCAACGGCGAGCTTCATCGCTATCAACCTCGCAAGTGGGCAACTTTCTTTGGGGACTACTGGCGAGGGGTGCAGTTCTTGGAGCAGACATCGGACGCGGCCGCAATCGCTCAGGCAAGAGCTGACTTTGAGCTGCGACCGTTTGGCGATGGCGGCTATCTCGACAATAAGCCATTCGGTAACGCCTTTCAGAGTCTGAAACTTCGTCGAGCCGATACGGCCGTCCGGCGGGTGGTTTTTTATCTGGAGCCGCATCCCGAAATGAACTCGGCAGTGGCCAAGAAAGGGAAAGTACGCGGCGAAGCTCCCAACGTGTTCGAGCACGCGCTTGCAGCTCGGGGCTTGGCGCATACCCAGAACATTTCCGAGCGGGTACGCGAAATGCGGCAACTTTCGGACTTCGCTGCGAGGGTCAAGCGCAGCCGAGAGGCCGTGAGCTCGATGAAGGTTGAAGTTCCGTGGGGGCTCCATGTGGAGAGCGTCGCCGATCAACTGTCTTCTGTACTCGCTGAGATTCTGGGGTTGGGGTCCGATGTTTCGCTTGCACCCGGTCTGCGCCTGTTCGTGCTGGCTGGGCTCAAGCTGTACTACAACGGTCTGGACCCCGCCAGCGAAGGGAGTGACGCTCCGGACCAAAGCATCTTCAAGTCGCAATCGCGACGAGAGCAAGCGGTTAATGATCTCGATTACTCCTATGTAATGCGGCGTGCGGAGTACTTCAGAGGAAAGTTGGAGGGCTCAATGTTGGACGTCGCTCGAGCGAAGGGTTTGGCTGAGAAGCAGGTCTCCGCCTTCGTCCAGCTAAATTCGATAGTCTACGATTCTCAGTCGGGGCAGAGCGACTCGGGCAATAGCGCGGACACGCCTCCGAAAACGAAGGAGCTACAGCTCCCACGCCTTGGTTCGTCGAAACTGCGTTTCTCGCGGGTCATCGCCGCGCTCGAGGCAGACCGAATGAATCAGCCACCCGTTGTTCTCGATGATAACGAGCAGGTTATTGTTGACAACCTGCGCGCTCTCAACATCAAGATCTGGGAAGTGTGCCGCGTCCAAATGCGCGCGGCTTATGGGGAGACTTCTGACGCGCAGGCGCAGGGTCTTCAGCGGGCGACGGATTTGCTCGCGCCCGACCATCGCGCCGAAGCGATGAAGAATCTGGTGAGCGCGACTGTCCGTTTGTTAGATCTGAACGGGCAGCGAGAGTCCATCGATCAGTGGGCAAGGGACAATGGGCTGAATGGCGAGATCGAGCAGTTTGTCCGCGAGGACGCCATTACGTTTCCGGTTTTGTACAGCGCGGGGCTGGCAGACAGCTACGCGCTGGACTTGGTGCGAATCAGCCCGACGGACGCGACGTCAATCACGGGCGAGATGGACGATCCCGCGAAGAAACTCGCTGGCATCGGGCTCGGGCACTTCTCGGGATTCCTTACCCGAGAGGGTCGCATCGTCGACATCATGTGGGGCCGCTTGGATGCGGCAGAGATCATTCTCAAGACGTACTCACCGGGAAACTATAGGGACTTGTTGAGCATCGCTCAGCAAGCGATCATTGCCGAGACTCTGAGTACCGTTCCGCGTGTCGATCCGAATAGTCCAAGGAGAGACAAACTCTCCGAAGCGTGGGTGAAAATCGGGGCGATTGCGGCTTTGGTGATGCCGGAGCGGAGTGTGAGCGAGTGA